One Helicobacter cetorum MIT 00-7128 DNA window includes the following coding sequences:
- a CDS encoding type IA DNA topoisomerase: MNNSVIIIESPNKVAKIREITGAKVFATIGHFLQLKSYDANNGFKPTFEYDPQKKKRIFEMIEACKNKKVYIATDPDREGYAIGYMFYHKIKNVASSIYRAEFFEITPSGINKGLQNALLFENTNKQMYQSALARRVADMLLGFTLSPYLGKALGQMKGSSAGRVQTPCLKLIVDRDREIEKFKALPENEKVSYQIQAKINDNANREVTIKHCDEKGEEIKFNSKEEALKLFESLKDNKACLLKDLKNSVVETKPKKPFITSTLLEKASSELGLSIAEVQSLAQNLFEAGLITYIRTDAESLSVEFLNEAESFYAPIYKEVYQKREYKAGKQSQAEAHEAIRITHPHTTEDLESIVYNANITNQDALKLYRLIFERTIESQGKNAIYDKQDLLFKIKNEYFKCSVKSLKSAGFLAMFSKKEPESDESNDDKDHKEKEQNAQFNLKIDDMLNLNALDLATIKRNAPSAYKEAGFVKLLENKGIGRPSTYASYLPTLLKREYITISQDKKHTITPTNKGKRVIEVFENAYQFIIDLTYTKQMEEVLDEIVENKSSYVDFIGNLSSKCPKIEKLERNDDETIRPSSEGQIKYVESILADLQLSLSDEFKHYKEDNRVAKAFLDRYIKEHEFFKKNNKKASNSNNDEIRPATPKQISFAESLAKKHNVKLPKDYKNNIKVCAEFIAKYSKK; this comes from the coding sequence ATGAATAACAGCGTCATTATTATTGAAAGTCCTAATAAAGTGGCTAAGATTAGAGAAATCACAGGGGCTAAAGTTTTTGCTACCATAGGGCATTTTTTACAGCTTAAAAGTTATGATGCAAACAATGGCTTTAAGCCGACCTTTGAATATGACCCCCAAAAGAAAAAGCGTATTTTTGAGATGATAGAGGCGTGTAAAAACAAAAAGGTTTATATCGCCACCGACCCTGATAGAGAGGGCTATGCTATAGGCTATATGTTCTATCATAAAATCAAAAATGTAGCTAGTTCTATTTATAGGGCAGAGTTTTTTGAAATCACGCCAAGTGGGATTAATAAGGGCTTACAAAACGCTCTTTTATTTGAAAACACCAACAAGCAAATGTATCAAAGTGCTTTAGCAAGACGAGTTGCTGATATGCTCTTAGGTTTTACGCTTTCCCCTTATTTAGGTAAGGCTTTAGGACAAATGAAAGGCTCTAGTGCCGGAAGAGTGCAAACGCCTTGTTTAAAGCTTATTGTAGATAGAGACAGAGAGATTGAAAAATTTAAGGCTTTACCAGAAAATGAGAAAGTAAGCTATCAAATCCAAGCTAAGATTAATGACAATGCTAATAGAGAAGTAACTATCAAGCATTGCGATGAAAAGGGCGAAGAAATCAAGTTCAATTCTAAAGAAGAGGCTTTAAAACTCTTTGAGAGTTTAAAGGATAATAAAGCCTGTCTTTTAAAGGATTTAAAAAATTCTGTTGTAGAGACTAAACCCAAAAAGCCCTTTATCACTTCTACGCTTTTAGAAAAAGCGAGTTCTGAATTAGGTTTAAGTATCGCTGAAGTGCAATCTCTAGCTCAAAATCTCTTTGAGGCTGGGCTTATTACTTACATTAGAACGGACGCTGAAAGTTTGAGCGTGGAGTTTTTAAATGAGGCAGAGAGCTTTTATGCACCTATTTATAAAGAAGTGTATCAAAAAAGAGAATACAAGGCAGGTAAGCAAAGCCAAGCAGAAGCCCATGAGGCGATTAGGATTACGCACCCCCATACTACTGAAGATTTAGAAAGCATAGTCTATAATGCTAACATTACTAATCAAGACGCTTTAAAACTCTATAGATTGATTTTTGAAAGAACTATTGAAAGTCAAGGCAAGAATGCTATCTATGACAAGCAAGACTTGCTCTTTAAAATCAAAAATGAGTATTTTAAATGTTCTGTAAAGAGTTTAAAAAGTGCTGGGTTTTTAGCAATGTTTTCTAAAAAAGAGCCAGAGAGCGATGAAAGTAATGATGACAAAGACCATAAAGAAAAAGAGCAAAACGCACAATTTAATCTTAAAATTGATGATATGTTAAATCTAAATGCCCTAGATTTAGCTACCATTAAAAGAAATGCCCCAAGTGCTTATAAAGAGGCAGGTTTTGTAAAGCTTTTAGAAAATAAAGGCATAGGAAGACCTAGCACTTATGCGAGTTACTTGCCTACGCTTTTAAAAAGAGAATATATCACTATTAGCCAAGATAAAAAACACACCATTACCCCCACAAATAAGGGTAAAAGAGTGATAGAAGTGTTTGAGAATGCTTATCAATTCATTATTGATTTGACCTACACCAAGCAAATGGAAGAAGTGCTAGATGAGATTGTAGAAAATAAAAGCTCTTATGTAGATTTTATAGGCAATTTAAGTTCTAAATGCCCCAAAATTGAAAAGCTAGAAAGAAATGATGATGAGACAATAAGACCTAGTAGTGAGGGGCAAATCAAGTATGTAGAAAGCATTCTAGCTGATTTGCAATTAAGCTTAAGTGATGAGTTTAAACACTACAAAGAAGATAACAGAGTGGCTAAGGCATTTTTGGATAGATACATTAAAGAGCATGAGTTCTTTAAGAAAAACAATAAAAAGGCTAGTAACTCTAACAATGATGAGATTAGACCTGCTACACCTAAACAGATTAGCTTTGCTGAGAGCTTGGCTAAAAAGCACAATGTCAAGCTCCCTAAAGATTACAAAAACAATATTAAAGTGTGTGCGGAGTTTATTGCTAAATATAGTAAGAAGTAG
- a CDS encoding nucleotidyl transferase AbiEii/AbiGii toxin family protein: MDSKKPHYRVILSEQEIYHEKLMRAIVKNLADTPMVLKGGTALYLGYGLNRFSEDLDFDCHKKINLLGRVKSAIPSGIILNDIHIKKDTDSVGRYMVRYATKDNKEEQTLKLEVSYRDAPKESEVNVIEGMKIAKVERIIDNKLCACFDGEHTRTKARDLFDLHFLAKHYEEHFNLDLASRLKEFSKDPDKLVSDYKQNKSEDILLNKVMDLEETALELGIMAHLMHKKLNKQSHSLNALQEPNIDDNSLDNSNKNTHTPKRRR, encoded by the coding sequence ATGGATAGCAAGAAACCCCATTATAGAGTGATTTTAAGCGAACAAGAAATCTATCATGAAAAACTCATGAGAGCCATTGTTAAAAATCTAGCCGACACGCCTATGGTTTTAAAGGGAGGAACGGCTTTATATTTAGGCTATGGCTTAAATCGTTTTTCAGAAGATTTAGACTTTGATTGTCATAAAAAAATCAATCTCTTAGGCAGGGTAAAAAGCGCTATTCCTAGTGGCATTATTTTAAATGATATTCACATTAAAAAAGATACTGATAGCGTGGGGCGTTATATGGTGCGCTATGCTACCAAAGACAATAAGGAAGAACAAACCTTAAAGCTAGAAGTATCCTACAGAGACGCACCAAAAGAGAGTGAAGTCAATGTGATTGAGGGAATGAAAATTGCCAAAGTAGAGCGTATCATTGATAACAAACTCTGTGCTTGTTTTGATGGGGAACATACAAGAACTAAAGCAAGAGATTTATTTGATTTACATTTTTTAGCCAAACATTATGAAGAACACTTTAACTTAGATTTAGCAAGTCGTTTAAAAGAATTTAGCAAAGACCCTGATAAATTAGTGAGCGATTATAAACAAAATAAGAGTGAAGATATTTTGCTTAACAAGGTTATGGACTTAGAAGAAACAGCCCTAGAATTAGGGATAATGGCTCATTTAATGCATAAAAAACTTAATAAACAATCTCATTCCCTTAATGCCTTACAAGAACCTAACATTGATGATAATAGTTTAGATAATTCTAACAAAAACACCCACACACCTAAGCGTAGGCGATAA
- a CDS encoding ParA family protein → MTICIANEKGGSGKSTLCLNLAVQLLKNNKEVVVLDTDSQKSMETFTEIRAEKEHKTFSLFNRSSGFSDTLKQMVSKYENILIDTKGEYSKETQKAMLLSDIVLVPTTPSQLDTEVLANMLERIEQLQELNENLRALIVINRMPTIPTLKERQALIEFIKENNPSDRITLLENSLSERIVYKRSVSEGLGVIEYSDKKAINEWANFYNELKSHLEKERKHAL, encoded by the coding sequence ATGACCATTTGTATTGCTAATGAAAAGGGTGGTAGTGGTAAAAGCACGCTTTGTTTAAACTTAGCTGTGCAATTACTAAAAAACAATAAAGAAGTGGTTGTTTTAGATACAGATAGTCAAAAATCTATGGAGACTTTTACTGAAATTCGTGCTGAAAAAGAACATAAAACTTTTAGCCTATTTAATCGTAGTAGTGGCTTTAGTGATACTTTAAAACAAATGGTATCTAAGTATGAAAATATCCTTATTGATACTAAGGGGGAATATAGCAAAGAAACCCAAAAAGCTATGCTTTTAAGTGATATTGTGCTAGTGCCAACAACCCCTAGCCAATTAGACACTGAAGTCTTAGCTAATATGTTAGAAAGAATTGAGCAACTCCAAGAGCTTAATGAAAATCTAAGAGCTTTAATTGTCATCAATAGAATGCCTACTATTCCTACCCTTAAAGAAAGACAAGCTTTAATAGAGTTTATTAAAGAAAATAATCCTAGTGATAGAATTACGCTCTTAGAAAATTCTTTGAGTGAACGCATTGTTTATAAGCGTAGTGTAAGCGAAGGTTTAGGGGTCATAGAATATAGCGATAAGAAAGCTATCAATGAATGGGCTAATTTTTATAACGAATTAAAAAGCCATTTAGAAAAAGAGAGAAAGCATGCGCTTTAG